The Palaemon carinicauda isolate YSFRI2023 chromosome 43, ASM3689809v2, whole genome shotgun sequence genomic sequence atatatgtttatatatataaatatatttggatattcatatatatatatgtatatatatatacatatatatatccatatatatatatatatatatatctaatatatatatatatatatatatataaaacatatatatatttatatatacatacatacatatatatatatatatatatatggttgtatatatatcgtatatatgcacacacacacacatacacacatataaatatacatatatatatatatatatatatatttatatatatatatataaatatatatatatatatatatatataaatatggttttatatatatcgtatatatgcacacacacacgaacacacatataaatatatatatatatatatatatacatatatatgtatatatatatatatatatatatcacaacagccATTACTAACAACTGCAGATTAAAGGCCTCGGACTTGTCCTTCCAATTGAGTGTTGTATTTTTATACAAGATACAAATTTTccacgttatcttccaactggcataaattccatagcgaaatccaattactcttgaaatatgtcaataactttttaaatgataaatttcagccacatcAACTTGTACCCAacatgcctaaattattaatattagcctctataccttcaatttcttctaacgcatttaaggtgtaaatacaaaaagtcattcagaaaacttttccggctgtgaaccttaacttgatagaaaaaaatcctaaaactctgggttctttgttctcccacaaagataaaattccgactttgatgcggcctttggtggtatattgctttacttgctcgaaatgtaagatcgggaaatacgtgggagccaccaaaagattgctcaaagtcagaatcgattctcatctcggagtcagtcaccgaacgggatgtactttgaaaacgaaagaattttccaacaaacgagaacattgtaataaatgtaaaacatcattttcatataaggattttcgcattgtgacccaagcgcccaatgactattctctctctgttttggaatcGTTAACAATCAAACCGCTTGTGCCACAATTAAATGGTTAGACTTCATCCACAGTTTTATATATTGCATAGTTGACGTccccctttccaaaccagacaacatcACTCAGTTTTTAACTccttagagataggtactaacttaagcattcttcacttttaaactttatatatttttcttttttatagtttattttttagatGATTATAATTAACTTTCGTGTTTtttccatttgtattaatattaatactgagttttttttctttgtatattttgtatattttagagccctgatgatgagaccctaagtctcgaaaatttggaaaatacatgtatgatgctacgatggcttttctccatcctattcatATTAAATCtaaggcgttccagatgccccaaccttcctgtgtgtatatatatatatatatatgtatatatatatatatatatatatgtttgtttatatatatatatctatatatatatgtgtatatatatatatatatgtttgtgtatatatatatatatatatatatctatatatatatatatatatacatatatatatatatatatatatctatatgtatatatatatatatatatatatctatatatatacatatagatatatatatatatatatatgtatatatatatatatatatatttatatatatatatatatatatagtgccaattttgagtgatttttcttgtataaaggttctttaattttattttatctatgaatatcaatattatcttatatttcttttcattgtaGTCACCTATGGTCAATTcaattttctcttttgtacagagacaccgttcctccttcgatccaaatCGATGAGTTTGATGAGTCAAGCGTAAGATTGTGGAAGAttttcagggaagccattcagcctctttatttcatGATCCTTTGCTGGGTGAATCCCACATGGGACCGAGGAAgtaacttcaaagactacctcgaaagccaaggggtcaacatcaATGAAGTCAAGAGGAATCTTTCAAAGGATCAAAGGGATAAGTTCATGAATCCTTCATCCCACAATACATGGGACATATCTATGATTCAtgtgcttctttttttttctatatgtttagCTGGAAAAAATGACGAAAAGTGGCAAAAACAAAATGGTTCCGACCCAGAAATGTCTTTATCCGTCTTGAAGGATAAGAGGAATGAAACAGCCCACAATCCGAGAATTGACAGAGGATGGTGTTGTCTCATAATAAAGGAATTATATGAACGTACTATAAAAATTCAAGGGAGCTTAAAACTTGTTGTGCTCGGGTATGTAGTAAAccctgaggataaagaagaaatcgaaagagaaatggacagagtttttgataACACACGACAAAAGATCCGTGAGATAGGGaaaggaggtataggagccgaggtctttgatgaatatcaaagggaaattgacttcaccaaaaagaagaagttattggaagaagaaggcttcccttgtttgaagaaaattcttgaaaaattgaaaagcattaatcctctcaacctgataacaggaacctcttctaaccccaacataccagtagagaagatttatacagaaatgaagctagaaggggaaagtggcccctctagtgttcctatagaggagatactgaatcacgtacctcattatgatcacagtcgattcttactgatcaagggaatggcaggtatggggaaaaccacactggtcaagaagatcatttctgactggctcagtaaAAGGGACGACATCAAAGGCCTTAATGACTATGACATACTTTTGTATGTACAATGCAGGGATttcattgaatcttttaaagacttgttagtggcgtTTTTTAGAGACGTTCACCAGAAATTCCAAGGTAATGAAATTATTGAAGTGTGTTTGGCTTACAAATGTCTACTCATCATAGATGGGTACGATGAATTAAAcgataaatcatcaaaattattcctagaagttttgacactgaagaaatcccaCCCAATTAGcgttattgtgacaaccagacctgaatttgAGGAGAGATTCAACAATCAAGTGAAATCCGATTACACAACTGTctctacaattagtcttgagggaattccaaaggagaagagagaagagtttgtatgcaagtattatgcagtattggggtcaggCAGTTCTCCCTTGCAATCATTAGAGGAATTGTTccagtatctgaggaaaacaaagcacactatgcatgaggtgtggggactacccttaaatctcgctcttgtaacagTTCTGTGGATGATCAAACCAGaggttataagcaacatcaccactgaagctgagctctactggcaatttcaCCTTTTGTCTCTATCAAAATTGAAGGAGCGTTTGGCGAAACACCCCAAAACAGCTTTCTTAGAACCAACTTCAACAAAGATTGGAACCAAGAAATTTGTTGAGAAACTATGTGGTGAATCCTTCAAAGCATTACAAaatgatgaaatcaatattccagaatCCACCATCAATAATTTGTCTGCCTTTTGCTATAGTTTGGGAatgccagccgaagagctaactggcgccttcctgaagaaagtgaccacttcccaaggctcctttcattacagtttcccgcataaagggataatggaattcatggcagctctgtttttccctatgaaattgacaaaccattgctggggccaatctgtaaacacagccacaGTTAAAAAGATCattgaaatgcttcttggagggagtctccctgaaaaccttcacaaatatcaaaatatgatgatacatatgatcagcctattccatgtgggtgacggagacgagatgaaggtgtcagaagatgccaagattgaggcactggaactcctagtaaggtcgggagtgaacgacaaagactctgtgctaagagtcttgaagaatatcaaatgtgatcattcttcttcaagatggatagcacagaggttcgaGTTGTTTGATAAAGACACCAGAATTcaagatcatacaattgatgcgtacattgccctccttagagccacagatccccctctcccaaacagagagagaattaaaatcagAATAATCCTTaatgacactgatgggttagttgaactgCAAAGGCAACTCTGCCGGCATCGTATCAACCcatcatatatacatctatatgaccATTACAAaggagattcagagccgaccgtagaagagagagagtcaatcaagaatctactcacaaatgagtaagttattattacttcacagttatttttaatattgcaagatacatataataataaaatgtctttaTAACAATACAGTGGTACatgatcatatatacaaacatatgcacatgcacacatatataggcctactaataaagagagagagagagagagagagagagagagagagagagagaactcataactttagtataacaatcatcttgagtcttgtaaacaatatattttatattgtcagtatcatcattatcatcattgtcacaattagactcataataagtcggcttAACATCAAAGAGTCccgattttaatttctcatttttcgttaatatcaatttccatattctacgaaattattcttttttactcttcgttttcgtcatcatcatcatcatcatcatcatcatcatcatcatcgtcaacttgataataaaattcccaatcaaatccaataaaaatttctttcttttcttttcttctctttggaacagttgtaaggaatacagaggcatctgggacccaacgttccaaatccctccaaatattagGAACCTTATTGTGGTGCTTCCAGACCAACCCAgtctcgacgccttctgtcgatctttgGAAAGGACAAAAGAGATTGAATCTTTAGGTAAGAATTTTCTCTGTTTCTTTCCTCTGAGTGACATTATAATACCTCGTCTCCTTTCCCTCATCCTGTCATTCattgttaatatcgttgttatcattatcaatatcattgttaacatcattatcatcatcattattactgtatagatgtagaacattacATTCAGAGGTCTaaatcaggtgtttttttttttgcacaaaaaggaaaattttgttttaatctgattttaatttcatataaaagctttcaatgttaagttttaatttctttccttccagatattaaaaggaaatgtctcatttctatggTGTTGATTTAGTTAATAGCGATGGAAAGGAATCATAgtgatcatgattgtaatgaataggaaacaaATATCGGCACCAGTCATAGTCAAACGCGGCTCATCCCGACTCCGCCTCCTTccttcgctgattggttctctacaaggatgtgggcggagttatccgaacgggagaaccaatcagcaaaaggaatGTGAAAAGGTTTCGGCCAATGATTATGTTACAAAAAAaatgaagctgagttgttattggctgatGGGATTTAGATATTGCACACATTGACTCCCACACACGTTTtttctcaacgttcttcttctccttcttatttttcttcttcttcttcttcttcttcttcttcttcctctttcagttattcgcttcagtgtcaacgacgtcagcagcgtcagtcgccccatccctttcttggagaaggatccaAATGTCGGTGTCTTTGTCgaggacgtcaaggaagaagacatcgagaaggttggggacatccttcggacattgcaaccacagaatgcaaggaggtgaggagacatcatccCTTAagcgagagagtgtgtgtgtgtgtgtgtgtgtttgtatgtgtgtgaaagggtactctcaataggcctacatatatccatatctatttttggaaagaacataggtctattttctttgagcattaagtaaactgatcatgaaatatataaattaacatcaataatgaaaaatgtaataaaaagtattatcaatttaagtatttacttttattcaaaatttacatgATATTTTTGGTcttgaaatataagtatatataaacaattgcaatGCTGTGTTGGTCCacttgcgtgtgtttgtatgtgcgtgtgcgtgtttgtgtccgAATGTTCATCTTAACAAaataagataacaataaaagcataaaataatgaataaatgtgggtgacatcatttcctttcttcttcttttcatttcctttcatttcatccctttttcttcctttctttcttcttcccaacagatcgttctgGTCAATCTcatttcctctgtgttccctggggaggacgaggagccctgaggtcatcctcagactcctcgcctccttgaagggagtcagggtgagaagTCTTATCCAGTTCCCAGAAGATGAACGACCAAATGACGAAGCCTTACTCAGAGAGAtgaatcttaaggcaaaggaatccaccggatgtagatATGGTGTTtattggtgagtttgcttcttctttttatacttcttcctgTTTTTCATAGGTgttttacgatctctctctctctctctctctctctctctctctctctctctctctctcactaacatttCAAACTTTTCGGCAGCAGGTGATGAGCCAGGATAAATATACCGTATTCACTATAGGCCTCGTTTCAAAGTtgatatttctttaagatttggctTCTGCTTTTTCACTATTAGTTAttgttatttagaatatatatatatatatatatatatatatatatatatatatatatatatatatatatatatatatatatatatatatatatatatatatatatatatatatatatacatagttagagag encodes the following:
- the LOC137633609 gene encoding uncharacterized protein, coding for MILCWVNPTWDRGSNFKDYLESQGVNINEVKRNLSKDQRDKFMNPSSHNTWDISMIHVLLFFSICLAGKNDEKWQKQNGSDPEMSLSVLKDKRNETAHNPRIDRGWCCLIIKELYERTIKIQGSLKLVVLGYVVNPEDKEEIEREMDRVFDNTRQKIREIGKGGIGAEVFDEYQREIDFTKKKKLLEEEGFPCLKKILEKLKSINPLNLITGTSSNPNIPVEKIYTEMKLEGESGPSSVPIEEILNHVPHYDHSRFLLIKGMAGMGKTTLVKKIISDWLSKRDDIKGLNDYDILLYVQCRDFIESFKDLLVAFFRDVHQKFQGNEIIEVCLAYKCLLIIDGYDELNDKSSKLFLEVLTLKKSHPISVIVTTRPEFEERFNNQVKSDYTTVSTISLEGIPKEKREEFVCKYYAVLGSGSSPLQSLEELFQYLRKTKHTMHEVWGLPLNLALVTVLWMIKPEVISNITTEAELYWQFHLLSLSKLKERLAKHPKTAFLEPTSTKIGTKKFVEKLCGESFKALQNDEINIPESTINNLSAFCYSLGMPAEELTGAFLKKVTTSQGSFHYSFPHKGIMEFMAALFFPMKLTNHCWGQSVNTATVKKIIEMLLGGSLPENLHKYQNMMIHMISLFHVGDGDEMKVSEDAKIEALELLVRSGVNDKDSVLRVLKNIKCDHSSSRWIAQRFELFDKDTRIQDHTIDAYIALLRATDPPLPNRERIKIRIILNDTDGLVELQRQLCRHRINPSYIHLYDHYKGDSEPTVEERESIKNLLTNDCKEYRGIWDPTFQIPPNIRNLIVVLPDQPSLDAFCRSLERTKEIESLVIRFSVNDVSSVSRPIPFLEKDPNVGVFVEDVKEEDIEKVGDILRTLQPQNARRSFWSISFPLCSLGRTRSPEVILRLLASLKGVRVRSLIQFPEDERPNDEALLREMNLKAKESTGCRYGVYCCKEYRGIWDPTFQIPPNIRNLIVVLPDQPSLDAFCRSLERTKEIESLVIRFSVNDVSSVSRPIPFLEEDPNVGVFVEDVKEEDIEKVGDILRTLQPQNARRSFAAIWFLLCSLGRTRSPEVILRLLASLKGVRVRQDIQFPEEERPDDEALRREMNLKAEESTGCRNGVRWN